In the genome of Cupriavidus malaysiensis, one region contains:
- a CDS encoding MbnP family copper-binding protein, which yields MLPRPAIRLLPPAAPLLLLAACAAPLPAQLPGAGAEGTVPVQVPVAVRFAARVGAQPFRCGAGYDGIGRTASRITPSDFRFYVSSVALLDEDGRDVPLRLEQDGRWQYRDVALLDFEDGSGPCRNGNAGLHEAVTGHVPAGRYRGLQFTLGVPADLNHGDPAVAPPPLNLSAMFWSWQAGYKFVKIDMATRGQARGGTAPPADAAPVPAAAPRRRAAGFPIHLGSTDCVSPAATAAPSSCARPNRVTVRLDAFDVATEQVEFDLAALLRDTDVDVNAPDSAPGCMAGPDDADCRFVMPAFGLPFDGQPALPQRVFRAAPRG from the coding sequence ATGCTGCCCCGTCCCGCCATCCGCCTGCTGCCTCCCGCCGCGCCCCTTCTTCTGCTGGCCGCCTGCGCTGCGCCACTGCCGGCGCAGCTACCCGGCGCGGGCGCGGAGGGCACGGTGCCGGTGCAAGTCCCGGTGGCGGTGCGCTTCGCCGCGCGTGTCGGCGCGCAGCCGTTCCGCTGCGGCGCCGGCTACGACGGCATCGGCCGCACGGCCTCGCGCATCACGCCATCCGACTTCCGCTTCTACGTGTCGTCGGTGGCGCTGCTCGACGAGGACGGGCGCGACGTGCCGCTGCGCCTGGAGCAGGACGGCCGCTGGCAGTACCGCGACGTGGCCCTGCTCGACTTCGAGGACGGCAGCGGTCCCTGCCGCAACGGCAACGCCGGCCTGCACGAGGCCGTCACCGGGCACGTGCCGGCGGGCCGCTACCGCGGCCTGCAGTTCACGCTGGGCGTGCCGGCCGACCTCAACCACGGCGACCCTGCCGTGGCGCCGCCGCCGCTGAACCTGAGCGCGATGTTCTGGAGCTGGCAGGCCGGCTACAAGTTCGTCAAGATCGACATGGCCACGCGCGGCCAGGCACGGGGCGGCACCGCCCCTCCCGCAGACGCCGCCCCCGTGCCGGCGGCCGCACCGCGCCGCCGCGCGGCCGGCTTCCCCATCCACCTGGGCAGCACGGATTGCGTGTCGCCGGCGGCCACCGCGGCGCCGTCTTCGTGCGCGCGGCCCAACCGCGTCACGGTGCGCCTGGACGCCTTCGACGTAGCCACCGAGCAGGTCGAATTCGATCTCGCCGCGCTGCTGCGCGACACCGACGTGGACGTCAACGCGCCGGACAGCGCGCCCGGCTGCATGGCCGGCCCGGACGATGCCGACTGCCGCTTCGTGATGCCGGCCTTCGGCCTGCCCTTCGACGGCCAGCCGGCGCTGCCGCAGCGCGTCTTCCGCGCCGCGCCGCGCGGCTGA
- a CDS encoding methanobactin export MATE transporter MbnM: MPMRRLRTGLALAAAVVVALAGLTGAAAPEATSAATPAATPADDYRWALPDWMPRPVVPADNPMSAAKAELGRHLFYDKRLSADGSIACASCHLQARAFTDGRQLPLGVHGTPGVRNAMSLGNVAYLPVLTWANPNLKRLERQLLVPLFGETPVEMGMAGQEARLLDTLRADPRYPALFRAAYPERAGTPDLVSLATISRALATFERTLLSFDAPYDRYKYGGRPDAISASAKRGEALFFSERLECAHCHGGFNFTDNNLHARLADAESGFHNTGLYNRDGHGGYPAGNHGLREFTGDPADEGRMRTPSLRNVAVTAPYMHDGSIATLREVLRDHYAIQGRAASGPHGPSPLRSEFIEGFTLSAQELDDVVAFLEALTDHGFLTDPRLADPWPAGGAAAR; this comes from the coding sequence ATGCCGATGCGACGCCTGCGCACCGGCCTGGCCCTGGCGGCCGCGGTGGTGGTCGCGCTGGCCGGCCTGACCGGAGCGGCCGCACCCGAGGCCACCTCCGCCGCCACCCCGGCCGCCACCCCCGCGGACGACTACCGCTGGGCGCTGCCCGACTGGATGCCCCGTCCGGTGGTACCGGCCGACAATCCGATGTCGGCCGCCAAAGCCGAACTGGGACGCCACCTGTTCTACGACAAGCGCCTGTCGGCCGACGGCAGCATCGCCTGCGCGAGCTGCCACCTGCAGGCGCGCGCCTTCACCGACGGCCGCCAGCTGCCGCTCGGCGTGCACGGCACACCCGGCGTGCGCAATGCGATGAGCCTGGGCAACGTGGCCTACCTGCCGGTGCTGACCTGGGCCAACCCCAACCTCAAGCGGCTGGAGCGCCAGCTGCTGGTGCCGCTGTTCGGCGAGACGCCGGTGGAAATGGGCATGGCCGGCCAGGAGGCGCGCCTGCTCGACACCCTGCGCGCCGACCCGCGCTACCCGGCGCTGTTCCGCGCCGCCTACCCCGAACGCGCCGGCACGCCGGACCTGGTCTCGCTGGCCACCATCAGCCGCGCGCTGGCCACCTTCGAGCGCACGCTGCTCAGCTTCGATGCGCCCTACGACCGCTACAAGTACGGCGGCCGGCCCGACGCCATCAGCGCGTCCGCCAAGCGCGGCGAGGCGCTGTTCTTCAGCGAGCGGCTCGAATGCGCGCACTGCCACGGCGGCTTCAACTTCACCGACAACAACCTGCACGCACGCCTGGCCGATGCCGAGTCCGGCTTCCACAACACCGGCCTCTACAACCGGGACGGCCACGGTGGCTATCCGGCCGGCAACCACGGCCTCCGCGAGTTCACCGGCGACCCCGCCGACGAGGGCAGGATGCGCACACCCTCGCTGCGCAACGTCGCGGTGACCGCCCCCTATATGCACGACGGTTCCATCGCCACGCTGCGCGAGGTACTGCGCGACCACTATGCGATCCAGGGCCGCGCCGCCAGCGGCCCGCACGGCCCCAGCCCGCTGCGCAGCGAGTTCATCGAAGGCTTCACGCTCAGCGCGCAGGAACTCGACGACGTGGTGGCCTTCCTCGAAGCGCTGACCGACCACGGCTTCCTCACCGACCCACGCCTGGCCGATCCGTGGCCGGCCGGCGGCGCGGCGGCGCGCTGA
- the mbnC gene encoding methanobactin biosynthesis protein MbnC, with product MPTDIHATRPAYAVPPRTVRTDAELLPALSVPALQSDFARESAAFVRIDTSLRAYWHTLFDVCPALLELSGPDGLRIFRPFMAWAEAQRLSLGWSVYLWVYRWLCQSEFAARLPPTLAETLLAASAARWAAVDRGRHAGIVLADAQAASPVLVAGWKCASVDGARRVERIALDEPLDAPPDRFGHFLVPGFTLDTFPGWMAVPR from the coding sequence ATGCCGACTGACATTCACGCCACCCGGCCGGCGTATGCCGTCCCGCCACGCACGGTGCGCACTGATGCCGAACTGCTGCCGGCGCTGAGCGTGCCGGCGCTGCAGTCGGATTTCGCGCGCGAGTCCGCCGCCTTCGTGCGCATCGATACCAGCCTGCGCGCCTACTGGCACACGCTGTTCGACGTCTGTCCCGCGCTGCTGGAGCTGTCCGGCCCCGACGGGCTGCGCATTTTCCGCCCGTTCATGGCCTGGGCCGAGGCGCAGCGGCTGTCGCTCGGCTGGAGCGTCTACCTCTGGGTCTACCGCTGGCTGTGCCAGTCGGAATTCGCCGCGCGGCTGCCGCCCACGCTGGCCGAGACCCTGCTGGCCGCCTCGGCGGCGCGCTGGGCCGCGGTCGATCGCGGGCGCCACGCCGGCATCGTGCTGGCCGACGCGCAGGCAGCCTCGCCTGTGCTGGTGGCGGGCTGGAAATGCGCCAGCGTGGACGGCGCGCGCCGGGTCGAGCGCATCGCGCTGGACGAGCCGCTCGACGCGCCGCCGGACCGCTTCGGCCATTTCCTCGTGCCCGGCTTCACGCTCGACACCTTTCCCGGCTGGATGGCGGTGCCGCGCTGA
- the mbnB gene encoding methanobactin biosynthesis protein MbnB, giving the protein MLIGFNYTLGSTYPFVRQMAQDGEIDYCELLIDNFLQVPPAELAAAFPCPLGLHIMFSRFLENDQAALEALAQRLRDYIAVLRPLYVSDHVATFTHQGRHLYHLAEVDYRAGYAALRARVQWWQQQLGVRLHLENYPSLLPGGHDAPDCFTRLMDDTGCGLLFDLSNAVCAQRNCGLALDAWLPVAARASHFHVAGYGESMLAPKLALDTHDADLADDTMAWLRALRPLIDAPGHTLTYERDAAIDAAAVRAEVRRLRALFAADPAPADPDRDPDRDLDADLDADLDAD; this is encoded by the coding sequence ATGCTGATCGGCTTCAACTACACGCTGGGCAGTACCTATCCCTTCGTACGGCAGATGGCTCAGGACGGCGAGATCGACTACTGCGAACTGCTGATCGACAACTTCCTGCAGGTCCCGCCCGCCGAACTGGCCGCCGCCTTTCCCTGCCCGCTCGGCCTGCACATCATGTTCTCGCGCTTCCTCGAGAACGACCAGGCCGCGCTGGAGGCGCTGGCGCAACGCCTGCGCGACTACATCGCGGTGCTGCGCCCGCTCTATGTCTCGGACCATGTGGCTACCTTCACCCACCAGGGCCGCCACCTCTACCACCTGGCCGAGGTCGACTACCGCGCGGGCTATGCCGCGCTGCGCGCGCGTGTGCAATGGTGGCAGCAGCAGCTGGGCGTGCGCCTGCACCTGGAGAACTACCCCTCGCTGCTGCCGGGCGGGCACGATGCACCGGACTGCTTCACGCGCCTGATGGACGATACCGGCTGCGGCCTGCTGTTCGACCTCTCCAACGCGGTCTGCGCGCAGCGCAACTGCGGCCTCGCGCTGGATGCCTGGCTGCCGGTGGCGGCGCGTGCCAGCCATTTCCACGTGGCCGGCTATGGCGAATCGATGCTGGCGCCGAAGCTGGCGCTCGATACCCATGACGCCGACCTCGCCGACGACACCATGGCCTGGCTGCGGGCGCTGCGCCCGCTGATCGACGCGCCCGGCCATACCCTCACCTACGAGCGCGACGCCGCCATCGATGCCGCTGCGGTGCGCGCGGAGGTGCGGCGCCTGCGCGCGCTCTTTGCCGCCGACCCCGCTCCCGCCGACCCAGATCGCGACCCAGATCGCGACCTTGATGCCGACCTTGATGCCGACCTTGATGCCGACTGA
- the mbnA gene encoding methanobactin, with protein sequence MKIRIASQQTIEVPGRAGACCGACCAALGA encoded by the coding sequence ATGAAGATCCGTATCGCAAGCCAGCAGACCATCGAAGTCCCCGGCCGCGCCGGCGCCTGCTGCGGCGCCTGCTGTGCCGCCCTGGGTGCCTGA
- a CDS encoding phosphoribosyltransferase, translated as MRFVDRQDAAAQLADALGHYRGQRALVLALPRGGVPLGRVLADALQADLDVVLVRKLGAPGDPEFALGAVAEDGWTYLAPYAEPTAGSAYLERVRAEELERIRQRRARYTPGRAAAPSAAGRVAIVVDDGLATGATMIAALHAVRAQAPARLVCAVPVAAPDGLREVQAYADEVVCLYAPAGFQAVGHHYLSFPQVSDEEVVDCLAGRA; from the coding sequence ATGCGATTCGTAGACAGGCAGGACGCGGCCGCGCAGCTGGCCGATGCACTGGGCCACTACCGCGGGCAGCGTGCCCTGGTACTGGCCCTGCCGCGCGGCGGCGTGCCGCTGGGGCGCGTGCTGGCCGACGCGCTGCAGGCGGACCTGGACGTGGTGCTGGTGCGCAAGCTCGGCGCGCCGGGCGACCCCGAGTTCGCGCTGGGCGCCGTGGCCGAAGACGGCTGGACCTATCTGGCGCCCTACGCCGAGCCCACTGCCGGCAGCGCTTACCTGGAGCGCGTGCGCGCCGAGGAACTGGAGCGCATCCGGCAGCGGCGCGCGCGCTATACGCCGGGCCGTGCGGCGGCACCCTCTGCGGCCGGCCGCGTGGCCATCGTGGTGGACGACGGGCTGGCCACCGGGGCCACCATGATCGCCGCGCTGCACGCCGTGCGCGCGCAGGCGCCGGCGCGGCTGGTATGCGCGGTGCCGGTGGCAGCGCCCGATGGCCTGCGGGAGGTGCAGGCGTATGCCGACGAGGTGGTCTGCCTGTACGCGCCGGCAGGCTTCCAGGCGGTGGGGCACCACTATCTGTCGTTCCCGCAGGTCAGCGACGAGGAGGTGGTGGACTGCCTGGCGGGCAGGGCCTGA
- the ftsH gene encoding ATP-dependent zinc metalloprotease FtsH — protein sequence MESRRQFSLWYLAAAMLAMFALQAYLFSGEVETLPYSDFKALLHAGKIEEVSVGEQVISGTFSTAGIDDVLGKARAEAARGHGDSPRAFSSVRVADPSLVQELEAAHVRFTGQMDNKVLGTVLSWVLPALIFFAIWSLLIRRIGGAAGGLMEIGKSKAKVYMQTETGVTFADVAGIDEAKQELAEIVDFLKEPGRYQRLGGKIPKGVLLLGAPGTGKTLLARAVAGEAGVPFFSLSGADFVEMFVGVGAARVRDLFQQAETRAPCIIFIDELDALGKTRALNAVGGNEEREQTLNQLLVEMDGFDTNKGVILMAATNRPEILDPALLRPGRFDRHIALDRPDLRGREQILKVHARRVTLGPDVELAALAARTPGFAGADLANLVNEAALLAAREGKAAVSMSDFDAALDRIVGGLERKNRVMNTLEKETIAYHEAGHAIVAELRPHADRVTKISIIPRGIAALGYTQQTPAEDRYLLKRSELLDRLDVLLGGRIAEELVFGDVSTGAQDDLQRASDMARRMITQFGMDEALGLATYESPPNPLFSSSGLPQRERKEYSERTAQMIDAQVRKTLAEAGLRVRATLAGQRARLDALARLLLEREVVDRNDLDRLLSGKVLPLPPARPQADSTPGRAAPRPDQDLQQP from the coding sequence ATGGAATCGCGCCGGCAGTTCTCCCTTTGGTACCTGGCCGCGGCCATGCTGGCCATGTTTGCGCTACAGGCCTATCTCTTCTCCGGCGAGGTGGAGACGCTGCCCTACAGCGACTTCAAGGCGCTGCTGCACGCCGGCAAGATCGAGGAAGTGTCGGTCGGCGAGCAGGTCATCAGCGGCACCTTCTCCACCGCCGGCATCGACGACGTGCTCGGCAAGGCGCGCGCCGAAGCCGCGCGCGGCCACGGCGACAGCCCGCGCGCCTTCAGCAGCGTGCGCGTGGCCGATCCCTCGCTGGTGCAGGAGCTGGAAGCTGCCCACGTGCGTTTCACGGGTCAGATGGATAACAAGGTGCTCGGCACCGTGCTCTCCTGGGTACTGCCGGCGCTGATCTTCTTCGCCATCTGGAGCCTGCTGATCCGCCGCATCGGCGGCGCCGCCGGCGGGCTGATGGAGATCGGCAAGAGCAAGGCCAAGGTCTATATGCAGACCGAGACCGGCGTGACCTTCGCCGATGTCGCCGGCATCGACGAAGCCAAGCAGGAACTGGCGGAGATCGTCGACTTCCTCAAGGAGCCGGGCCGCTACCAGCGCCTGGGCGGCAAGATTCCCAAGGGCGTGCTGCTGCTCGGCGCGCCGGGCACCGGCAAGACGCTGCTGGCGCGGGCGGTGGCCGGCGAGGCCGGGGTGCCCTTCTTCAGCCTGAGCGGCGCCGACTTCGTCGAAATGTTCGTCGGTGTCGGCGCGGCACGCGTGCGCGACCTGTTCCAGCAGGCCGAGACGCGCGCGCCCTGCATCATCTTCATCGACGAGCTCGACGCGCTGGGCAAGACCCGTGCCCTCAACGCGGTGGGCGGCAACGAGGAGCGCGAGCAGACGCTGAACCAGTTGCTGGTGGAGATGGATGGCTTCGACACCAACAAGGGCGTGATCCTGATGGCGGCCACCAACCGGCCGGAGATCCTTGACCCGGCCCTGCTGCGGCCCGGCCGCTTCGACCGCCACATCGCGCTGGACCGGCCCGACCTGCGCGGGCGCGAGCAGATCCTCAAGGTGCATGCCAGGCGCGTGACCCTCGGCCCCGACGTCGAACTCGCCGCGCTGGCCGCGCGCACCCCCGGCTTCGCCGGCGCCGACCTCGCCAACCTGGTCAACGAGGCCGCGCTGCTGGCCGCGCGCGAGGGCAAGGCGGCGGTCTCGATGTCGGACTTCGATGCGGCGCTGGACCGCATCGTGGGCGGCCTGGAGCGCAAGAACCGCGTGATGAACACGCTGGAAAAGGAAACCATCGCCTACCACGAGGCCGGCCATGCCATCGTGGCGGAGCTGCGCCCGCATGCCGACCGCGTCACCAAGATCTCCATCATCCCGCGCGGCATCGCGGCGCTCGGCTACACGCAGCAGACCCCGGCCGAGGACCGCTACCTGCTCAAGCGCAGTGAACTGCTCGACCGCCTCGACGTGCTGCTGGGCGGTCGCATCGCCGAGGAACTGGTGTTCGGCGACGTCTCCACCGGCGCACAGGACGACCTGCAGCGCGCCAGCGACATGGCGCGCCGGATGATCACCCAGTTCGGCATGGACGAGGCGCTCGGCCTGGCCACCTACGAAAGCCCGCCCAATCCACTCTTCTCCAGCAGCGGCCTGCCGCAGCGCGAGCGCAAGGAGTACAGCGAACGCACCGCGCAGATGATCGATGCGCAGGTACGCAAGACGCTGGCCGAGGCCGGCCTGCGCGTGCGCGCCACGCTGGCCGGCCAGCGCGCCCGGCTCGACGCGCTGGCGCGGCTGCTGCTGGAACGCGAGGTAGTCGACCGCAACGATCTCGACCGCCTGCTGAGCGGCAAGGTGCTGCCGCTGCCGCCCGCGCGGCCGCAGGCGGACAGTACACCCGGGCGCGCCGCGCCAAGGCCGGATCAGGACCTGCAGCAACCCTGA
- a CDS encoding methyl-accepting chemotaxis protein translates to MSSRLTIRLRLLLSVSTLFLLALLVGAAGLLGLRDANRAHEQTFTNQFPSALALGESDLSLTRARTALDKSMLYPSDADAMPLLDRTEELITRSDAAWKRYLALPRDAEEDRLAQALAPQREAAVKSLRDIIAALRAGDRASADALMEKSVSKAFRAANDASQALGKLQLKLSQANFDDSQSAYARFRWVVLAAILMALAVAAWCAWSLLRAIVGPLEAAVAQFDRIAAGDLAQPVRHQRRDEMGRLLDGLARMQGALAETVQRVRHGSGAISAATRQIAAGNADLSQRTEQQASSLQQTAASMEQMTSIVRQNADNAGQACQLADSASEVAQQGGTVVSEVVRTMREISTASRTVTEIIGVIDGIAFQTNILALNAAVEAARAGEQGRGFAVVAGEVRSLAQRSAAAAKEIKAMIEASQTKVEAGSALAERAGSTMADIVASIRRVTDIMGEIAAASKEQSTGIHEVNKAVTLMDEATQQNAALVEEAAAAAAALEEQARSLDGAIAVFRLH, encoded by the coding sequence ATGTCCTCCCGCCTGACGATCCGTCTCCGACTGCTGCTGTCCGTCTCGACGTTGTTCCTGCTTGCCCTGCTGGTCGGCGCGGCGGGCCTGCTGGGCCTGCGCGACGCCAACCGCGCCCACGAGCAGACTTTCACCAACCAGTTTCCGTCCGCGCTGGCGCTGGGCGAGTCCGACCTGAGCCTGACCCGTGCGCGCACCGCGCTGGACAAGTCGATGCTGTACCCGTCCGACGCGGACGCGATGCCGCTGCTCGACCGCACCGAGGAGCTGATCACCCGCTCCGACGCGGCCTGGAAGCGCTACCTGGCGCTGCCGCGCGACGCCGAGGAGGACCGCCTGGCCCAGGCGCTCGCGCCGCAGCGCGAGGCGGCCGTCAAGAGCCTGCGCGACATCATCGCCGCCCTGCGCGCCGGCGACCGCGCCAGCGCCGATGCCCTGATGGAGAAGAGCGTCTCCAAGGCCTTCCGCGCGGCCAACGACGCCAGCCAGGCGCTCGGCAAGCTGCAGCTCAAGCTGTCGCAGGCCAACTTCGACGATTCCCAGTCGGCCTACGCCCGCTTCCGCTGGGTGGTGCTGGCCGCCATCCTGATGGCGCTGGCGGTCGCCGCGTGGTGCGCCTGGTCGCTGCTGCGGGCCATCGTCGGCCCGCTGGAGGCGGCGGTCGCCCAGTTCGACCGCATCGCCGCCGGCGACCTGGCGCAGCCGGTGCGCCACCAGCGGCGCGACGAGATGGGCCGCCTGCTGGACGGCCTGGCGCGCATGCAGGGCGCGCTGGCCGAGACCGTGCAGCGCGTGCGCCACGGCTCGGGCGCCATCTCGGCGGCCACGCGGCAGATCGCCGCGGGCAACGCCGACCTGTCGCAGCGCACCGAGCAGCAGGCCAGTTCGCTGCAGCAGACCGCCGCCAGCATGGAGCAGATGACCTCGATCGTGCGGCAGAACGCCGACAACGCAGGCCAGGCCTGCCAGCTCGCCGACAGCGCCTCCGAAGTCGCGCAGCAGGGCGGCACGGTGGTGTCCGAGGTGGTGCGGACCATGCGCGAGATCAGCACCGCTTCGCGCACCGTGACGGAGATCATCGGCGTGATCGACGGCATCGCCTTCCAGACCAACATCCTGGCGCTGAATGCCGCGGTGGAAGCGGCGCGCGCGGGGGAGCAGGGCCGCGGCTTCGCCGTGGTGGCCGGCGAAGTGCGCAGCCTGGCTCAGCGCAGCGCCGCCGCCGCCAAGGAGATCAAGGCCATGATCGAGGCCTCGCAGACCAAGGTGGAAGCGGGCAGCGCGCTGGCCGAGCGCGCCGGCAGCACGATGGCCGATATCGTCGCCTCGATCCGCCGCGTGACCGACATCATGGGCGAGATCGCCGCGGCCTCGAAGGAGCAGAGCACCGGCATCCACGAGGTCAACAAGGCGGTCACGCTGATGGACGAGGCGACGCAGCAGAACGCCGCCCTGGTCGAGGAGGCCGCCGCCGCGGCCGCCGCGCTGGAGGAGCAGGCGCGTTCGCTCGACGGCGCCATCGCCGTGTTCCGCCTGCATTGA
- the tolA gene encoding cell envelope integrity protein TolA: MLLPIPPCSVPRLPAALSLLAAVLLAGCAPATVVQTNHASDYVARPGRIYVATGAGMGWGSEFSQAFQQKFQEIVGACGNTAGFVELSGLELDQRTPVQRAADFRADTLLTIAHGGGVVMMGGGNRISIHYLATLGAMQGHRPVWRGSFDFGRGGTVIPLAERGAVFAVDLTNGLIRDHMLPGCREIALGQGSRLEGAGAGTAGRAAPSQTEAPVASVASLAAAPAAAKAPPPATGQASLQDLDGLLPAAGAAAAPMPAAGTGTSSARAFADAVRRRVRPNVRVDAEIAGNPAAVVMVELRGDGSLLQSRLVQSSGDARWDTAVMRAVALSAPFPLPDDGRLPTRFTITFRPKD; the protein is encoded by the coding sequence ATGCTGCTGCCGATCCCGCCATGCTCCGTGCCGCGCCTGCCCGCGGCGCTCTCCCTGCTCGCCGCCGTGCTGCTGGCCGGCTGCGCGCCTGCCACCGTGGTGCAGACCAACCATGCCTCGGACTATGTCGCCCGGCCCGGCCGCATCTATGTCGCCACCGGCGCGGGCATGGGCTGGGGCAGCGAGTTCTCGCAGGCCTTCCAGCAGAAGTTCCAGGAGATCGTCGGCGCCTGCGGCAATACCGCCGGTTTCGTCGAACTGTCGGGGCTGGAACTGGACCAGCGCACGCCGGTCCAGCGCGCCGCCGATTTCCGCGCCGATACGCTGCTGACCATCGCCCATGGCGGCGGCGTGGTCATGATGGGCGGCGGCAACCGCATTTCGATCCACTATCTCGCCACGCTGGGCGCCATGCAAGGGCATCGGCCGGTCTGGCGCGGCAGCTTCGACTTCGGGCGCGGCGGCACCGTGATCCCGCTGGCCGAGCGCGGCGCCGTGTTCGCGGTGGACCTGACCAACGGCCTGATCCGCGACCACATGCTGCCGGGCTGCCGCGAGATCGCCCTTGGCCAGGGCAGCCGGCTCGAAGGTGCCGGCGCCGGCACGGCGGGCCGGGCCGCCCCATCGCAGACCGAGGCGCCGGTGGCATCGGTGGCGTCGCTGGCGGCTGCGCCCGCTGCCGCCAAGGCACCGCCGCCCGCCACCGGACAGGCGAGCCTGCAGGACCTGGATGGCCTGCTGCCGGCCGCCGGTGCCGCCGCGGCGCCCATGCCGGCTGCCGGCACGGGTACGTCGTCGGCGCGCGCCTTCGCCGATGCGGTGCGGCGGCGCGTGCGGCCGAACGTGCGCGTCGACGCCGAGATCGCGGGCAACCCTGCCGCCGTGGTGATGGTGGAATTGCGCGGCGACGGCAGCCTGCTGCAGTCCCGGCTGGTGCAGTCCAGCGGCGACGCGCGCTGGGACACTGCGGTGATGCGCGCGGTGGCGCTGTCCGCGCCCTTCCCGCTGCCCGACGACGGCCGCCTGCCGACACGCTTCACCATCACCTTCCGGCCGAAGGATTGA
- a CDS encoding LysR substrate-binding domain-containing protein — protein sequence MRFDLVDLKLFTHIAEANSLTRGAERSHLSLAAASTRIKNLEEHVGVKLLSRSNQGVKVTGAGETLLAHARRVIRQLEQLSGDLQEYASGVKGHVRVLANTTAMSEYLPAVLRTYLVNHPDVTIEMQERLSPDIVRAVQEGMVDIGIVAGNVRTEGLEVMPYRHDRLVLATALSHPLAQRRHVGFIDTLDYDFIGLPEASAIHNFLKRAAGDLQRALRWRVQVSNFETACRMIEANVGIGVLPESTASRHARTMALQIVRLEDEWAERKLQICVADLAALPVFARKLVDLLVEDGLGRQD from the coding sequence ATGCGCTTCGACCTGGTCGACCTGAAACTCTTCACGCATATCGCCGAGGCCAACAGCCTGACGCGGGGCGCGGAGCGCTCGCACCTCTCGCTCGCGGCGGCCAGCACCCGCATCAAGAACCTCGAGGAACACGTCGGCGTCAAGCTGCTCAGCCGCAGCAACCAGGGCGTGAAGGTCACCGGCGCCGGCGAGACCCTGCTGGCCCACGCGCGCCGCGTGATCCGCCAGCTCGAGCAGCTGAGCGGCGACCTGCAGGAATACGCCTCCGGCGTGAAGGGCCACGTGCGCGTGCTGGCCAATACCACCGCGATGAGCGAGTACCTGCCCGCGGTGCTGCGCACCTATCTGGTCAACCACCCGGACGTGACCATCGAGATGCAGGAGCGCCTGAGCCCGGACATCGTGCGCGCGGTGCAGGAGGGCATGGTCGACATCGGCATCGTCGCCGGCAATGTGCGCACCGAAGGCCTCGAGGTGATGCCGTACCGGCACGACCGCCTGGTGCTCGCCACCGCGCTGAGCCATCCGCTGGCGCAGCGCCGGCACGTCGGCTTCATCGACACGCTCGACTACGACTTCATCGGCCTGCCGGAGGCCAGCGCGATCCACAACTTCCTCAAGCGCGCCGCCGGCGACCTGCAGCGCGCGCTGCGCTGGCGCGTGCAGGTCAGCAACTTCGAGACCGCCTGCCGCATGATCGAAGCCAACGTCGGCATCGGCGTGCTGCCCGAGAGCACGGCCAGCCGCCACGCGCGCACCATGGCGCTGCAGATCGTGCGGCTGGAGGACGAATGGGCGGAACGCAAGCTGCAGATCTGCGTGGCCGATCTCGCCGCGCTGCCGGTCTTCGCGCGCAAGCTGGTGGACCTGCTGGTCGAGGACGGCCTAGGGCGCCAGGACTGA